One genomic segment of Pseudomonadota bacterium includes these proteins:
- a CDS encoding VPLPA-CTERM sorting domain-containing protein, whose amino-acid sequence MLKKKLVLIIFLVFFLSGFTLKPVHADIVQPWSNINLSISYYSLGQTFIADETSYNNIVAWVNPLSTGAGQIMMSLYDNSSSLLTSQDIAVPSNYEGPVSLDISSISFTIGNSYMFQLTEPSYNWFANVHYEGYDGEDKYTDGTLVTPKGYIQEGTNHMDPALYDLNFHIVSSSSTVPIPGAVWLLGSGLIGLVGIRRKKINKGSLL is encoded by the coding sequence ATGCTTAAAAAGAAATTGGTGTTAATTATTTTTTTAGTGTTTTTCCTGTCGGGCTTTACTCTGAAACCAGTACATGCCGATATTGTTCAACCCTGGTCAAATATAAACTTATCCATCTCGTATTATAGCTTAGGACAAACTTTCATAGCAGATGAGACCAGTTATAATAATATTGTTGCATGGGTTAATCCACTGTCGACAGGCGCTGGTCAGATTATGATGTCGTTATATGATAACAGCAGCAGCTTATTGACTTCGCAGGATATTGCAGTGCCTTCAAATTATGAAGGCCCCGTTTCTTTAGATATAAGCAGCATATCATTTACGATTGGAAATAGTTATATGTTTCAGCTAACCGAACCATCATATAACTGGTTTGCGAATGTACATTACGAGGGATATGATGGAGAGGATAAATATACGGACGGTACATTGGTCACACCAAAAGGATATATTCAGGAGGGTACAAATCATATGGACCCTGCGCTATATGATTTAAATTTCCATATCGTTTCCAGTTCCTCTACCGTTCCCATACCCGGAGCGGTTTGGCTTCTCGGTTCAGGCCTGATTGGATTGGTAGGGATAAGAAGAAAAAAAATTAATAAGGGGAGTTTATTATGA
- a CDS encoding VPLPA-CTERM sorting domain-containing protein yields the protein MKKKRTFLVEKICLVFLMSFFFIGAASANTVIDYTLSDGWTYESKYPATLSLSNHPSGGITANINVGSGIVDGGLTASIHDLPGFSIFNDGFIQLEYGSLTRTISGSASSSLNLELEFYDSSDTRNQIGISLWMYNGLLGFGTWFENDLGLDLSLGEPVPIGLSAEEGALGLYFHDSSVSPYFKDIDSNVIYPLADWDLSAISAMSLPSVDNDFEAETIGGGTVMGSVNLQRIVYGSGAPAPPVPIPGAIWLLGSGLVGLVGIRRKFKK from the coding sequence ATGAAGAAAAAAAGGACGTTTTTAGTAGAGAAGATTTGTTTAGTTTTTTTAATGTCATTTTTCTTTATCGGGGCAGCATCAGCAAATACTGTTATAGATTACACACTTTCTGATGGCTGGACATATGAATCTAAGTATCCAGCGACTCTTTCGCTGTCTAATCATCCATCTGGTGGAATAACTGCAAATATCAATGTGGGGAGTGGAATAGTAGACGGTGGGCTGACTGCATCCATACATGATTTGCCAGGCTTTTCAATTTTTAACGACGGTTTTATTCAACTAGAATACGGATCATTAACAAGGACAATAAGTGGTTCTGCAAGCTCAAGCTTGAATTTAGAACTTGAATTTTATGATTCGAGCGATACCCGAAATCAAATAGGAATATCACTATGGATGTATAATGGTTTACTGGGTTTTGGCACTTGGTTTGAGAATGACTTAGGTTTAGATTTATCTTTAGGAGAACCTGTTCCGATTGGACTTTCTGCAGAGGAAGGGGCTCTCGGTCTTTATTTTCATGATTCTTCTGTTAGCCCATACTTCAAAGATATTGACTCTAACGTGATATACCCATTAGCAGATTGGGATTTGTCTGCAATATCTGCTATGTCTCTTCCCAGTGTTGACAATGACTTTGAAGCAGAGACAATAGGTGGTGGAACGGTTATGGGGTCTGTTAATCTCCAAAGGATTGTTTATGGCTCTGGTGCGCCTGCCCCTCCTGTTCCAATACCCGGAGCGATCTGGCTTCTCGGTTCCGGCCTGGTGGGATTGGTAGGGATAAGGAGAAAGTTTAAAAAATAA
- a CDS encoding PEP/pyruvate-binding domain-containing protein, producing MAANSYISTGWDNLDTIIDHLRRSDNVVWQVETIDDYQRLVSMFVNRAIAQNEKVVYLRFARHTPLLEKRNNLIIYNLKVETGFESFSTQVHSIIGQEGRNTCYVFDSLSDLLHIWATDLMIGDFFSITCPYLFELNTTAYFGILRNRHSFKAIALIRETTQVLIDVYNYKGQICIHPIKVQHRYSPTMYFPHIKKKEKLVPVIDSVDATQLFSHLSKRNTMAAQRHLDYWDHLFMQAKNILESDSRFEEKQDMVERLSRVLLSRNQRLLSLIRKHITLEDLLQIKERLIGTGFIGGKSVGMLLSRKILTQDNSFKWHDVLEHHDSFYIGSDVFYSYIARNGWWKIFMAHKTKEEYFDKASELNYKMLSGYFPEEIKEQFRLMLEYFGQSPIIVRSSSLLEDAFGSAFAGKYESFFCVNQGSPEKRYENFEEAIRKIFASTMSEDALAYRLQRKLDQMDEQMAILVQRVSGAYHKRYFFPELAGVGLSRNPFVWKKDMDEKAGMIRLVLGLGTRAVNRVENDYPRIVALDDPIVKPLSGMKDISKYSQHFVDVLNLEANQIETIPMDRLLEEEAPKNLELVAIRDTEAYQNLLNMGKPGRDIWVLTFDAFLTETPFVNLMKKMLRRLENTYENPVDIEFTINFNQANDIQINLLQCRPFQSIEHMRNATELEAIPEEKIVVLTEGSFMGGNVLQPISRIIYVDPESYTKLSQTDKYSVARLIGKLNKMVSDRKKTPTMLIGPGRWGTSSPEMGVPVNFSEINHIAVLAELSYRDGSLIPDLSFGTHFFHDLIETGIFYFAVYPENPGVIFRQNWFRELPNLLDSLSLEEKNLSHVVKVWDMSGKGLIIHSNVVTQRMICYLLD from the coding sequence ATGGCTGCTAATTCTTATATAAGTACCGGTTGGGATAATCTTGATACTATAATCGATCATCTGCGAAGAAGTGACAATGTAGTCTGGCAGGTTGAAACTATAGATGATTACCAGAGATTGGTATCGATGTTTGTAAATAGGGCCATTGCCCAGAATGAAAAAGTTGTTTACTTAAGATTTGCCCGCCATACCCCACTTCTTGAAAAAAGAAACAATCTGATAATATACAATTTAAAAGTGGAAACCGGGTTTGAGTCTTTTTCAACACAAGTGCATAGCATCATTGGGCAAGAAGGTAGAAATACCTGCTATGTATTTGATTCACTATCTGATCTTCTTCACATATGGGCAACCGACCTTATGATAGGAGATTTTTTTTCCATTACCTGCCCGTATCTTTTTGAGTTAAACACAACTGCCTATTTTGGAATCCTGCGTAATCGTCACTCATTCAAGGCAATAGCCCTTATAAGAGAAACAACCCAGGTTCTGATAGATGTCTATAATTACAAGGGGCAGATATGTATTCATCCCATCAAGGTTCAGCATCGTTATTCTCCCACAATGTATTTTCCTCATATAAAGAAAAAAGAAAAACTTGTGCCTGTTATAGACAGTGTGGATGCCACCCAGCTTTTTTCCCATCTTTCCAAACGCAATACTATGGCAGCCCAAAGGCATCTCGACTACTGGGATCATCTTTTCATGCAGGCTAAAAATATTCTGGAATCAGATTCAAGATTTGAAGAAAAGCAGGATATGGTTGAGCGGCTAAGCCGTGTGTTGCTTAGCCGGAACCAAAGATTATTATCCTTGATAAGAAAGCATATAACTTTGGAAGATCTTCTGCAAATTAAAGAGCGGCTTATTGGAACAGGATTCATCGGCGGAAAATCTGTGGGAATGCTGTTGTCGAGAAAGATATTGACGCAGGATAACTCATTTAAATGGCATGATGTTCTGGAGCATCATGATTCATTCTATATAGGCTCTGATGTATTTTATTCTTATATAGCCAGAAATGGTTGGTGGAAGATTTTCATGGCGCATAAAACTAAAGAAGAGTATTTTGATAAAGCTTCAGAGCTTAATTATAAGATGTTAAGCGGCTACTTTCCTGAAGAAATTAAGGAACAATTCCGGCTGATGCTGGAATATTTCGGGCAGTCGCCTATTATAGTCCGTTCCAGCAGCCTTCTTGAAGATGCCTTCGGCAGTGCCTTTGCCGGAAAATACGAGAGTTTTTTTTGTGTAAACCAGGGTTCTCCGGAGAAAAGATATGAGAATTTTGAAGAAGCGATCCGTAAGATATTTGCAAGCACGATGAGCGAGGATGCCCTTGCCTACAGATTGCAAAGAAAGCTTGATCAGATGGATGAACAGATGGCCATTTTGGTTCAGCGGGTATCAGGCGCTTACCATAAACGTTATTTTTTCCCGGAACTTGCCGGAGTGGGTTTATCCCGCAATCCATTTGTCTGGAAAAAGGATATGGACGAAAAAGCCGGTATGATAAGGCTGGTATTAGGGCTGGGAACACGAGCTGTTAACAGGGTTGAAAATGATTACCCGAGAATCGTTGCTTTGGACGATCCGATAGTAAAGCCACTATCCGGAATGAAAGACATCAGCAAGTATTCGCAGCATTTTGTTGATGTGCTGAATCTTGAGGCAAATCAGATAGAAACTATACCTATGGATAGGTTGCTTGAAGAAGAAGCTCCGAAAAATCTCGAACTTGTGGCTATAAGGGATACGGAAGCTTATCAGAACTTACTTAACATGGGCAAACCCGGCAGGGACATATGGGTTCTTACATTTGATGCTTTTCTTACAGAAACGCCTTTTGTCAATTTGATGAAAAAAATGCTGAGAAGGCTTGAAAATACATATGAGAATCCAGTGGATATCGAATTTACAATTAACTTCAACCAGGCAAACGATATTCAGATCAACTTGCTGCAATGCCGTCCCTTTCAATCTATTGAGCACATGCGCAATGCTACAGAGTTAGAAGCAATACCGGAAGAGAAAATCGTTGTCCTTACAGAAGGAAGTTTTATGGGTGGAAATGTTTTGCAACCGATTTCAAGAATAATTTATGTTGATCCTGAATCCTACACTAAGCTTTCACAAACGGATAAATACAGTGTGGCTCGTCTGATCGGCAAATTAAATAAAATGGTGAGCGACAGGAAAAAAACGCCAACTATGTTGATAGGGCCTGGAAGATGGGGAACTTCTTCACCTGAAATGGGAGTTCCTGTAAATTTTTCAGAAATCAATCATATTGCAGTACTTGCAGAATTAAGCTACCGGGACGGGAGTCTGATCCCGGACTTGTCTTTCGGAACACACTTTTTTCATGATCTTATTGAAACGGGCATTTTTTATTTTGCCGTTTATCCTGAAAATCCCGGTGTGATATTCAGGCAGAACTGGTTTCGGGAATTGCCGAATCTGCTCGACAGCTTAAGCCTTGAGGAAAAAAACCTGAGCCATGTTGTAAAGGTTTGGGACATGAGCGGGAAAGGATTGATTATTCACTCCAATGTTGTAACTCAAAGGATGATTTGCTACCTTTTGGATTAG